In a single window of the Heterodontus francisci isolate sHetFra1 chromosome 35, sHetFra1.hap1, whole genome shotgun sequence genome:
- the LOC137350604 gene encoding uncharacterized protein isoform X1, whose translation MDTGRYLCAVHVLVSGKPVWKISTNISLTVTEPSAESSDIPTSTSGISSVTSTVAHTNTEIQVTSVFRSGESSDIPTSTSAISSVTSRVNSKSHNIGLPVQVAIVCAVVLICIVGVICIIRRKQQMVKGSSAAGPRGADVQLTQEDECLPYSVVPRRDQTDEKEYVAYSVTRVSTPMSQPRPGEGLEGTGPISASTEHVYCLIEEPEVKGDGDKTEIQGVKCKDHMDHGIYEATELELNGQSQFKEEDPGALYTDQTYSVIGCPGSENPGEAVTQSHLEENDPKHCPLEMEENPIYAKMEDT comes from the exons ATGGACACTGGGAGGTATCTCTGTGCTGTACATGTTTTGGTGTCAGGGAAACCTGTCTGGAAGATTTCAACAAACATCTCCCTCACTGTGACAGAACCGAGTGCAGAATCTTCAGACATTCCAACCTCAACATCTGGAATATCCTCAGTGACCAGCACTGTAGCTCATACAAATACTGAAA TCCAGGTAACCAGTGTATTCAGGAGTGGTGAATCTTCAGACATTCCAACCTCAACATCTGCAATATCCTCAGTGACCAGCCGTGTAAATAGTAAAA GTCACAACATTGGATTACCTGTGCAAGTAGCCATAGTGTGCGCCGTTGTGCTAATTTGCATTGTTGGGGTAATTTGCATAATCAGAAGGAAACAACAAATGGTCAAAG GATCCTCAGCAGCAGGACCAAG GGGTGCTGATGTGCAGCTGACACAGGAAGATGAAT GTTTGCCATACTCGGTGGTTCCCAGAAGGGATCAGACAGATGAAAAAGAGTATGTTGCGTACTCAGTGACGAGAGTTTCAACGCCAATGAGCCAGCCAAGGCCTGGTGAAGGGCTGGAGGGCACCGGCCCAATCTCTGCCTCTACAGAGCATGTGTACTGTTTGATCGAAGAGCCAGAGGTCAAAGG TGATGGAGACAAAACTGAAATCCAGGGAGTGAAAT GCAAAGACCACATGGACCATGGAATCTATGAAGCCACTGAACTCGAACTAAATGGCCAGTCACAGTTCAAAGAGGAGGATCCCGGTGCATTATATACTGACCAGACGTATTCTGTGATAGGCTGTCCTGGGTCAGAGAacccgggagaggcagtgacacagtCCCACCTGGAGGAAAATGACCCAAAACATTGCCCATTAGAAATGGAAGAAAATCCTATTTATGCTAAAATGGAGGACACCTGA
- the LOC137350604 gene encoding uncharacterized protein isoform X2, translating to MDTGRYLCAVHVLVSGKPVWKISTNISLTVTEPSAESSDIPTSTSGISSVTSTVAHTNTEIQVTSVFRSGESSDIPTSTSAISSVTSRVNSKSHNIGLPVQVAIVCAVVLICIVGVICIIRRKQQMVKGLPYSVVPRRDQTDEKEYVAYSVTRVSTPMSQPRPGEGLEGTGPISASTEHVYCLIEEPEVKGDGDKTEIQGVKCKDHMDHGIYEATELELNGQSQFKEEDPGALYTDQTYSVIGCPGSENPGEAVTQSHLEENDPKHCPLEMEENPIYAKMEDT from the exons ATGGACACTGGGAGGTATCTCTGTGCTGTACATGTTTTGGTGTCAGGGAAACCTGTCTGGAAGATTTCAACAAACATCTCCCTCACTGTGACAGAACCGAGTGCAGAATCTTCAGACATTCCAACCTCAACATCTGGAATATCCTCAGTGACCAGCACTGTAGCTCATACAAATACTGAAA TCCAGGTAACCAGTGTATTCAGGAGTGGTGAATCTTCAGACATTCCAACCTCAACATCTGCAATATCCTCAGTGACCAGCCGTGTAAATAGTAAAA GTCACAACATTGGATTACCTGTGCAAGTAGCCATAGTGTGCGCCGTTGTGCTAATTTGCATTGTTGGGGTAATTTGCATAATCAGAAGGAAACAACAAATGGTCAAAG GTTTGCCATACTCGGTGGTTCCCAGAAGGGATCAGACAGATGAAAAAGAGTATGTTGCGTACTCAGTGACGAGAGTTTCAACGCCAATGAGCCAGCCAAGGCCTGGTGAAGGGCTGGAGGGCACCGGCCCAATCTCTGCCTCTACAGAGCATGTGTACTGTTTGATCGAAGAGCCAGAGGTCAAAGG TGATGGAGACAAAACTGAAATCCAGGGAGTGAAAT GCAAAGACCACATGGACCATGGAATCTATGAAGCCACTGAACTCGAACTAAATGGCCAGTCACAGTTCAAAGAGGAGGATCCCGGTGCATTATATACTGACCAGACGTATTCTGTGATAGGCTGTCCTGGGTCAGAGAacccgggagaggcagtgacacagtCCCACCTGGAGGAAAATGACCCAAAACATTGCCCATTAGAAATGGAAGAAAATCCTATTTATGCTAAAATGGAGGACACCTGA
- the LOC137350604 gene encoding uncharacterized protein isoform X3, producing MDTGRYLCAVHVLVSGKPVWKISTNISLTVTEPSAESSDIPTSTSGISSVTSTVAHTNTESHNIGLPVQVAIVCAVVLICIVGVICIIRRKQQMVKGSSAAGPRGADVQLTQEDECLPYSVVPRRDQTDEKEYVAYSVTRVSTPMSQPRPGEGLEGTGPISASTEHVYCLIEEPEVKGDGDKTEIQGVKCKDHMDHGIYEATELELNGQSQFKEEDPGALYTDQTYSVIGCPGSENPGEAVTQSHLEENDPKHCPLEMEENPIYAKMEDT from the exons ATGGACACTGGGAGGTATCTCTGTGCTGTACATGTTTTGGTGTCAGGGAAACCTGTCTGGAAGATTTCAACAAACATCTCCCTCACTGTGACAGAACCGAGTGCAGAATCTTCAGACATTCCAACCTCAACATCTGGAATATCCTCAGTGACCAGCACTGTAGCTCATACAAATACTGAAA GTCACAACATTGGATTACCTGTGCAAGTAGCCATAGTGTGCGCCGTTGTGCTAATTTGCATTGTTGGGGTAATTTGCATAATCAGAAGGAAACAACAAATGGTCAAAG GATCCTCAGCAGCAGGACCAAG GGGTGCTGATGTGCAGCTGACACAGGAAGATGAAT GTTTGCCATACTCGGTGGTTCCCAGAAGGGATCAGACAGATGAAAAAGAGTATGTTGCGTACTCAGTGACGAGAGTTTCAACGCCAATGAGCCAGCCAAGGCCTGGTGAAGGGCTGGAGGGCACCGGCCCAATCTCTGCCTCTACAGAGCATGTGTACTGTTTGATCGAAGAGCCAGAGGTCAAAGG TGATGGAGACAAAACTGAAATCCAGGGAGTGAAAT GCAAAGACCACATGGACCATGGAATCTATGAAGCCACTGAACTCGAACTAAATGGCCAGTCACAGTTCAAAGAGGAGGATCCCGGTGCATTATATACTGACCAGACGTATTCTGTGATAGGCTGTCCTGGGTCAGAGAacccgggagaggcagtgacacagtCCCACCTGGAGGAAAATGACCCAAAACATTGCCCATTAGAAATGGAAGAAAATCCTATTTATGCTAAAATGGAGGACACCTGA